In Epinephelus lanceolatus isolate andai-2023 chromosome 7, ASM4190304v1, whole genome shotgun sequence, the genomic stretch ACTCCAGGGCTGCTGTCAACCTGCACAACAACGCAGCTGGACGGCTGGTAAGAACTGTTTGCACAACGAGAATTTATTACATGACACCGTTTTAGGTCGCTGGCTTGGCACTGATTAACCTTTCCTGTTTTCCAACAGGCTGTGAGAGCAACAATGAAGCGCATCTGTAGATGTCATGGCATGTCTGAGAGCTGCACTGTCCAAACCTGCTGGACACAGCTGTCAGATTTCAGAGAAATCGGCAACTACTTGAAGACCAAACACAGCCAAGCTCAAAAACTGGACATCGACAAAAAGCGCATGCGGGCTGGCAACAGCGCGGACAACCGTGGTGCCATCGTGGACGCGTTTGGCAGCGTGGCCCCGACAGAGCTCATCTACCTGGAGGACTCCCCGGACTACTGCAGGAGGAACACCAGCATGGGGCTGTACGGGACCGAGGGCCGGGAGTGTGTGCAGCACGGAGAGGGTTTAACCCAGTGGGAGAGGCGCAGCTGCCGGAGGTTGTGTCATGAATGCGGCCTTAGGGTGGAGGAGAGGCGCACGGAGGTAGTGAGCAGCTGCAACTGCAAATTCCACTGGTGCTGCACGGTGAACTGTGAGGACTGCTCTCAGGTTATGGTCAAATATGTGTGCGCCAGGAGGGAAGGTGCTCATGGGCACGGCTTTAGACGGAAATACCGTGGACCCAAGTGAAAAAGAAGCTCCTACATCACAGTGACGTCTGTTAAATAAGAGCCCATATTAAGATGTTAAATGTCTGCACTTCCCATGTCTCCTTGTATAAATACTTGTGTCTATTTATGAATATTATGTTTGTTTGATTATAATAAAAGTTAGAAATAAAGACTTCTGATTGTCACGTTTCATTCCAGCCAATAACTACAGAAACATTTCATAATTTTACTTAATAAATCCCAGGGTCATTGGATTTTAGGAGAAGGCACACAAGAATCTATTAGAATAAGAATGAGCCGAATACACTTAACAGAGGATTACACGGATAACATGGTGCAGTTCGCACCTAACCAAGGTGTTGATCCAGCGTTGAACCACTATCACTTTGATGTCAGCGTGTATTGATTTCATTCAAAGAGCAGAGAGGCTTTGAAAGACAAATTAGGGAAGCATTTACACCGCTACAAGTTACTATTTGGCCTGATAATCCGGGCCAACACTGCTTTATCCGAGTCACATCCCACGGACAAAGCAAATGTATCACAATACATCAAAGCCTCCAGGGGAAACGCGTTTACACACTTGTGACCAAAATTCACTGTTTCACAGCAAAGTGGGTCACTGAGGGGTCCAGATATTACACCGTAACTCCAGTGAGGGGACAGTTATAAATAAGCCTGACTCGGATTCCACCCTGAAAGCAAGTTAATTTCTAATCTTATAATTTGCAAGTAATTAGGTCTGAGAGGAGCCTCGTCTCCGCCCACTGGCCTATCTGTGTCTTAAGAGCCATTCATTTGCCTTCTTCTTTCCTCTACCCCCTGTCTCTGCAAAAATCTTCCTCTCAGCTGGACGTGTCATAAATCTGCCACTGTC encodes the following:
- the LOC117261400 gene encoding protein Wnt-8a-like, which produces MHSILWILPLLFKICPGHAWVASNVLMTGPKAYLTYARSVQVGAQSGIEECRHQFAWDRWNCPDSATQLKGLKRATRETSFVHAISAAGVMYTLTRNCSLGELDNCGCDVSNNGKIGGRGWLWGGCSDNVDFGERISKQYVDAQETGQDSRAAVNLHNNAAGRLAVRATMKRICRCHGMSESCTVQTCWTQLSDFREIGNYLKTKHSQAQKLDIDKKRMRAGNSADNRGAIVDAFGSVAPTELIYLEDSPDYCRRNTSMGLYGTEGRECVQHGEGLTQWERRSCRRLCHECGLRVEERRTEVVSSCNCKFHWCCTVNCEDCSQVMVKYVCARREGAHGHGFRRKYRGPK